CCGGGCAATGTCTCCATCGGCCATGTCCGCTACTCCACGACCGGCGAGACCATCCTGCGCAATGTGCAGCCCTTATTCGCCGAACTCGACGGCGGCGGCTTCGCCGTCTGCCACAACGGCAACCTCACCAACGCCCTGACCATGCGCCGCCAGCTCGTCCGCGACGGCGCCATGATGCAGTCGACCAGCGACACCGAAGTGATCCTCCACCTCGTCGCCCGCGCCAAGCGCAACCGTTTCGTCGACCGCTTCATCGAAGGCCTGCGCCAGCTCGAGGGCGCCTATGCCTTCGTTGGCATGACCAACAAGAAGCTGGTCGGCGCCCGCGATCCGCTCGGCATCCGCCCGCTGGTCATCGGCAAGCTCGACGGCTGTCCGATCCTCGCCTCGGAGACCTGCGCCCTCGACATCATTGGCGCCGAGTATGTGCGCGACGTCGAGCCCGGCGAGGTCGTGATCTTCGACGACGAAGGCGCGCAGTCGCACAAGCCGTTCCCACCGCAGCCGGCACGGCCCTGCATCTTCGAATACATCTACTTCGCCCGCCCCGACTCCATCGTCGGCGGCCGCCACGTCTACAATGTGCGCAAGGCGATGGGCGCCGAACTCGCGCGTGAATCGCTGGTCGCCGCCGACGTCGTCGTGCCGGTGCCGGATTCCGGCGTGCCCGCCGCGCTCGGCTTCTCGCAGGAAAGCGGCATCCCTTACGAGCTCGGCATCATCCGCAACCACTATGTCGGCCGCACCTTCATCCAGCCGACGCAGGCCATCCGCGATCAGGGCGTGCGCATGAAGCACTCCGCCAACCGCGCCGTGGTCTCCGGCAAGCGCATCGTGCTGGTCGACGACTCCATCGTGCGCGGCACCACCTCGCGCAAGATCGTGCAGATGATGCGCGATGCCGGCGCCAAAGAGGTGCACTTCCGCATCTCCTCGCCGCCGATCAAACATCCGGACTATTACGGCATCGACACGCCGGACGCCGAGAAGCTCCTGGCCGCGACGCACGATCTGGAAAGCATGCGCCAGTTCATCGGCGCCGACTCACTCGCCTTCCTCTCGGTCGACGGCATCTACCGCGCCATGGGCCTGCCCGGCCGCGACAACGCCAAGCCGCAGTTCACCGACCACTGCTTCACCGGCGACTATCCGACGCCGCTGACCGATCTCGGCCAGCAGGACGCCGGCCCGCGCCAGCTCTCGCTGCTGGCAGAGGCGATTTAGGACTTACGGTCCATGACCGTTATGCCCGGCCTTGTGCCGGGCATCCACGTCTTCTAAAGCCCTGAAAAGAACGAAGACGTGGATGGCCGGGACATTTGGATTCGCATGAGTAAGCCCCTCACCGACAAGATCGCCCTCGTCACCGGCGCCTCGCGCGGCATCGGCGCGGCGGTCGCGCTGCAGCTCGCCGAAGCCGGCGCGCATGTGATCGCTGTAGCGCGCACTGTCGGTGGGCTGGAAGAGCTCGACGACAAGATCAAGGCCGCCGGCGGCAGCGCCACCCTCGTCCCGGTCGACGTGAAGGACATGGACGGCATCGCCCGTCTCGCACTCGCCATCAACGATCGCTACCGCCGCCTCGACGTCATGATCGGCAATGCCGGCATCCTTGGCACGCTGTCGCCGCTGGCGCATGCCGAGCCGAAGGACTTCGACAGCATCTTTGCCGTCAACGTGAAGGCGAACTGGCAACTGATCCGCACCATGGACCCGCTGCTGCGCGCCGCGCCGGCGGGCCGCGCGGTGTTCATCACCTCGGGTCTATCCTGGGCCGGCCGCGCCTATACCGGCGTCTACGGCGCGAGCAAGGCGGCGCTGAACGAACTCGCCCGCAGCTACGCCGCCGAAACGGCGACCACGAATCTGCGCGTCAACCTGTTCAATCCGGGGCCGACGCGCACGCGGATGTATGCCTCGGGCTGGCCGGGCATCGACCCGGACACGCTGCCGCCGCCGGAAGAAGTTGCGCAAGCGATCCTGCCGCTGTGCCTGCCGGACTGCGCCGAGAGCGGCAAGGTGTTCGATTATCGCGCGGGGAAGTTTCTGGGGTTCAAGGCGCCGGAGTAACCACCCCCGTCATGCCCGCGAAAGCGGGCATCCAGTAGACGCAAACGCCTCGGAATCAATCGCTGCGATGGCGATTACTGGATCATCCGCTTTCGCGGATGATGACCAGTCTCCATCGTGTCGCCGTTCGTCAATGCTTTCTTCTCGCCTTCCCCTCATAGGGGTTGGCCTTCTCGCGCAGCATAAGCCTTATCGGCGTGCCGGGCAGTTCGAACGCTTCGCGCAATGAATTGACGAGATAGCGCTTGTAGGCGTCGGGCACCGCATCGGCGCGCGTGCAGAACACGACGAAGGTCGGCGGCCGCGACGTCACCTGCGTGATGTAGTTGAGCCTGAGCCGGCGGCCGGACACCGCCGGCGGCGGATGCGCGGAGGTCGCGTCCTCGAACCAGCGATTGAGCGCACTGGTCGGAATGCGCTTGTTCCATACCGCATGGGCATCGATGATCGCCTGCATCAGGCGGTCAAGGCCCTCGCCGGTCAGCGCCGACACCGCGACCAGCGGTACGTCGGGCAACTGCATCAGCTTCTCGCGCGCCTTTTCGCGCAGCTTCGAAATGTCGCCGGGATTGCGGTCCTTGAGGTCCCACTTGTTGACCCCGATCACCACCGCGCGGCCTTCGCTCTCGATCAGGTCGGCGATCTTCTGGTCCTGCTCTTCGAAGGCATTATCGACGTCGAGCAACACGACCACGACTTCGGCAAAGCGCACGGCATTGAGCGTCTCGCCGACCGACAGCTTCTCGATCTTCTCGTCGATGCGCGAGCGGCGGCGCAGGCCCGCGGTGTCATGCAGACGGAATTGATGGCCGTGCCATTCGAGGTCCACGGCAATGGAGTCGCGGGTCGTGCCCGCCTCCGGCGAGGTCAGCAGCCGCTCCTCGCCGATCAGGCGATTGATGAGCGTCGATTTGCCGGCATTGGGGCGGCCGACAATGGCGACGCGGATCGGATGCTCCCCGTCGTCATCGACCTTCTCGATCGCCTCCGCCGTCTTCTCCGGCAAGGCTTCGCGCAGGGCACTGTAGAGATCGGGCAGACCTTCATTGTGCTCGGCCGACAGCGGCACCGGCTCGCCCAGGCCCAGCGAATAGGCTTCCAGCCGTCCGGACTCCCCGGCCCGGCCCTCCATCTTGTTGACGATCAGCACCGCCGGCTTGCCGGATTTGCGCACCAGCGACGCAAAAGCGCGATCGTCCGGCAGCACGCCCGCCCGCGCATCCATGACGAAGAACACGGCGTCGGCCTGCGCGATCGCGGTTTCGGTCTGCGCCCGCATGCGGCCGGGCAAGGTCTCCGCGCCGGCCTGCTCGAAACCGGCGGTATCGATCACAGTGAAATCGAGATCGCCGAGCCGCGCCTCGCCTTCACGGCGGTCGCGCGTCACGCCCGGCTGATCATCGACCAGCGCAACGCGGCGGCCGACCAGCCGGTTGAACAGGGTCGATTTGCCGACATTGGGCCGGCCGACAATGGCGACGGTGAAAGTCATGATGTGCCGTTTAGAGCGTTTTCAAGCGAAGTGGAAACCGGTTCGCGTAAAGAAAACGCGACCAAACAAGAATCTAGAGCCCGGCTTTGATTCCATCAAAGCCGGGCTCTAGCGCCTTCGCGCGGTCCTCAAAAAGCGGGACCCGCTCTAATCTAGCGCTGGAACGTACCGGACGGCTGCGGCGCTGGCCATCCGGAGGCGCCCGACGACGATGTCGTGCCTTGCGCAGGTGCCGGCCAGCCGGATGACGGCTGCGACGTCTGCTGGGCGGCCGGCGCTTCCTGCGATTGCACCGGCGCAACCGGAGCCGCAGCGGTCGGCTTTGGCGTCGTGCGCTTGACGGTTCGCTTCGGTGCCGGCTTCGGCTTTTGCGGTTCAACCGGCGCGGCGGCCGGTTGCTGCGCAGCCGCGGCATCCGCGCCCGCGGCCGTCTGCGCGCCCATCCGGTATTCCGGCGGAATGCCCTGGCTCACGCCCGGCACACCCTCGGGGAACAGGTCCTTGCGCTCGCCGGGCAGCTTCTTCTTTTCGTTCAGCCCGAAGATGTCGAGATTGTCGGGATCGAAATTGGCGCAGCCCGACAAGACCGGCGCGGCGAGCACCAGCAGAGACAACAACGCGATGCGTGGCAGGCGGCGCATCAAAAACCTCAACCTTTCTTGCCGTCGCCGACCCTCTCGGCGGCAGCCTT
The Pseudolabrys sp. FHR47 genome window above contains:
- the purF gene encoding amidophosphoribosyltransferase, encoding MPGQTHGQVSGGDAVEPQKPEQDLDLYADRLREECGVFGIFGHPDSAAITALGLHALQHRGQEAAGIVSFDGKRFHSERRLGLVGDTFSKRDVIDRLPGNVSIGHVRYSTTGETILRNVQPLFAELDGGGFAVCHNGNLTNALTMRRQLVRDGAMMQSTSDTEVILHLVARAKRNRFVDRFIEGLRQLEGAYAFVGMTNKKLVGARDPLGIRPLVIGKLDGCPILASETCALDIIGAEYVRDVEPGEVVIFDDEGAQSHKPFPPQPARPCIFEYIYFARPDSIVGGRHVYNVRKAMGAELARESLVAADVVVPVPDSGVPAALGFSQESGIPYELGIIRNHYVGRTFIQPTQAIRDQGVRMKHSANRAVVSGKRIVLVDDSIVRGTTSRKIVQMMRDAGAKEVHFRISSPPIKHPDYYGIDTPDAEKLLAATHDLESMRQFIGADSLAFLSVDGIYRAMGLPGRDNAKPQFTDHCFTGDYPTPLTDLGQQDAGPRQLSLLAEAI
- a CDS encoding SDR family NAD(P)-dependent oxidoreductase; this translates as MSKPLTDKIALVTGASRGIGAAVALQLAEAGAHVIAVARTVGGLEELDDKIKAAGGSATLVPVDVKDMDGIARLALAINDRYRRLDVMIGNAGILGTLSPLAHAEPKDFDSIFAVNVKANWQLIRTMDPLLRAAPAGRAVFITSGLSWAGRAYTGVYGASKAALNELARSYAAETATTNLRVNLFNPGPTRTRMYASGWPGIDPDTLPPPEEVAQAILPLCLPDCAESGKVFDYRAGKFLGFKAPE
- the der gene encoding ribosome biogenesis GTPase Der, whose translation is MTFTVAIVGRPNVGKSTLFNRLVGRRVALVDDQPGVTRDRREGEARLGDLDFTVIDTAGFEQAGAETLPGRMRAQTETAIAQADAVFFVMDARAGVLPDDRAFASLVRKSGKPAVLIVNKMEGRAGESGRLEAYSLGLGEPVPLSAEHNEGLPDLYSALREALPEKTAEAIEKVDDDGEHPIRVAIVGRPNAGKSTLINRLIGEERLLTSPEAGTTRDSIAVDLEWHGHQFRLHDTAGLRRRSRIDEKIEKLSVGETLNAVRFAEVVVVLLDVDNAFEEQDQKIADLIESEGRAVVIGVNKWDLKDRNPGDISKLREKAREKLMQLPDVPLVAVSALTGEGLDRLMQAIIDAHAVWNKRIPTSALNRWFEDATSAHPPPAVSGRRLRLNYITQVTSRPPTFVVFCTRADAVPDAYKRYLVNSLREAFELPGTPIRLMLREKANPYEGKARRKH